A portion of the uncultured Bacteroides sp. genome contains these proteins:
- a CDS encoding DUF4857 domain-containing protein, with translation MLRFSKILFYFTVILLLLWQLPWCYNFFTAKSSKSGFVLYSSVIGDFVIIGQQEGKDGKEGKIVVRRDLSGNKYTQDEVDSILPMFYCRQLMSDERFPDSINGIEVTPRLVQTENFVFKITPTDLNTPHIGLYPLLESMSGRVELEMPKDVFRITDKGIEFVDMATNSIELAKSALFTEALTKKGFHFPAIEIAGNPTTRKEYDEGYVLLDANKQLFHLKQMKGRPYVRAVDVPHGVELKHLFITEFKSRKTLALMTDKNHSLYVLTAPYEIKKVAIPSFDPEKEAVSIIGNLFDWTLRITSLEEDNYFAVRSDDFSLIKAMKNSVVEETLAQKIGNYIFPIRISFTGELDNFVKPRI, from the coding sequence ATGTTACGTTTTAGCAAAATATTATTTTATTTCACGGTCATTCTTCTCTTGCTTTGGCAATTACCGTGGTGCTACAACTTCTTTACCGCCAAATCGTCTAAGTCGGGCTTTGTACTTTATAGTTCGGTGATTGGTGACTTTGTGATAATCGGTCAACAGGAAGGAAAAGATGGGAAAGAAGGCAAAATTGTTGTCAGGCGTGATTTGTCGGGGAATAAGTATACACAAGATGAAGTAGATAGCATTCTTCCGATGTTTTATTGTCGGCAGTTGATGTCCGACGAGCGATTTCCAGATTCTATCAATGGGATAGAAGTCACTCCTCGATTGGTTCAGACCGAAAATTTTGTTTTTAAAATTACTCCTACCGATTTGAATACACCACATATAGGGCTTTATCCGTTACTCGAATCCATGTCCGGTCGTGTAGAATTGGAAATGCCGAAAGATGTGTTTCGCATTACAGACAAAGGCATTGAGTTTGTGGATATGGCAACAAACAGCATTGAACTGGCAAAAAGTGCTCTATTCACAGAAGCATTGACAAAGAAAGGCTTTCATTTTCCTGCTATAGAAATAGCAGGAAACCCTACTACCCGTAAGGAATATGATGAAGGATATGTACTATTGGATGCCAATAAGCAACTATTTCATTTAAAGCAAATGAAAGGTCGTCCTTATGTTCGTGCAGTTGATGTTCCACACGGTGTAGAATTGAAACATCTTTTCATCACTGAGTTTAAAAGCCGTAAAACACTGGCACTCATGACGGATAAAAATCATTCTCTATATGTGCTCACTGCACCTTATGAAATCAAAAAGGTAGCTATTCCTTCTTTTGATCCTGAAAAAGAAGCTGTGTCGATTATTGGTAATCTGTTCGACTGGACATTACGCATTACTAGTCTAGAAGAAGATAATTACTTCGCAGTACGTTCCGATGATTTTTCGTTAATCAAAGCAATGAAGAATTCAGTTGTTGAAGAGACGCTTGCTCAAAAGATAGGTAACTATATCTTTCCTATTCGCATTAGCTTTACCGGTGAATTGGATAATTTTGTAAAGCCCCGAATTTAA
- a CDS encoding ABC transporter ATP-binding protein, giving the protein MENIIECKGLTHYYGKRLIYEDLSFSVPKGRILGLLGKNGTGKTTTINILSGYLKPRAGECFIFGQEIQHMDPALRSNIGLLIEGHVQYQFMTIKEIEKFYASFYPQWKKEAYYELMNKLKVAPGQRISRMSCGQRSQVALGLILAQNPELLVLDDFSLGLDPGYRRLFVDYLRDYALSENKTVFLTSHIIQDMERLIDDCIIMDYGKILIQQPINKLLNEVRKYTLTVPEGYALPSIDDFYHPTLIRNTLETFSFLPADEVETRLNTMGVPYSALNSEKVNLEDVFIGLTGKY; this is encoded by the coding sequence ATGGAAAATATCATTGAATGTAAAGGCTTGACGCATTATTATGGCAAAAGGCTTATTTATGAAGATCTCAGTTTTAGTGTGCCCAAAGGAAGAATACTGGGACTCTTAGGCAAAAATGGTACGGGAAAAACGACGACCATCAATATTTTGAGTGGCTACTTGAAACCGAGGGCAGGAGAGTGTTTTATTTTCGGGCAGGAAATACAGCACATGGATCCGGCTTTACGAAGCAATATCGGTTTGCTCATTGAGGGGCATGTTCAGTATCAGTTTATGACGATTAAAGAAATTGAGAAATTCTATGCTTCGTTTTACCCTCAATGGAAAAAGGAAGCGTATTATGAATTGATGAATAAATTAAAGGTGGCACCGGGCCAGCGTATTTCTCGCATGTCATGCGGGCAACGTTCGCAAGTGGCATTGGGACTTATTCTCGCTCAAAACCCAGAGTTGCTGGTCTTGGATGATTTCTCACTTGGCTTAGATCCAGGCTATCGCCGCTTGTTTGTCGATTATCTGCGCGACTATGCCTTGTCGGAGAACAAAACAGTCTTCCTGACTTCTCACATCATTCAAGACATGGAGCGGCTTATAGATGATTGTATTATCATGGATTATGGAAAGATACTGATTCAACAACCGATAAACAAGTTGCTGAATGAAGTGAGAAAGTACACGCTTACTGTGCCCGAAGGATATGCTCTGCCATCAATAGATGATTTTTATCATCCTACGTTGATTAGAAATACGTTAGAGACATTCTCTTTTTTGCCGGCTGACGAAGTCGAAACTCGTCTTAATACAATGGGGGTGCCTTATAGTGCGTTGAATAGTGAAAAGGTGAATCTGGAAGATGTCTTCATCGGATTAACAGGAAAGTATTAA
- a CDS encoding PepSY-associated TM helix domain-containing protein, translating into MKFSSNLLRIWSRAIHRDLSFFFSGMLLIYAISGIVMNHRDSINPNYTIERKEYTIDRPLPLKESITRQTVLELLRPLGETENYTKHYFPEQEVMKVFLKGGSNLLVNLKTGEAVYEGVHRRYVIGAMARLHYNPGSWWTFFADAFAIGLIVITITGMVMLKGNKGIWGRGGVELLAGIIVPLLFLFFF; encoded by the coding sequence ATGAAATTCAGCAGTAATCTGCTACGTATATGGAGCAGAGCAATACACCGTGATTTGTCTTTTTTCTTTTCGGGTATGTTACTTATTTATGCCATATCGGGTATTGTGATGAACCATAGAGATAGTATTAATCCTAATTATACGATTGAGCGAAAGGAATATACGATAGATCGGCCTTTGCCACTTAAAGAATCCATCACTCGCCAAACAGTACTGGAATTGCTGCGTCCGTTGGGTGAGACAGAGAACTACACCAAGCATTACTTTCCGGAACAGGAGGTAATGAAGGTGTTTTTGAAAGGAGGTTCTAATTTGCTGGTAAACCTGAAAACAGGAGAGGCTGTGTACGAGGGTGTACATCGACGTTATGTGATAGGAGCGATGGCTCGTCTGCACTACAATCCCGGCAGTTGGTGGACATTCTTTGCTGATGCTTTTGCCATCGGACTTATTGTGATAACAATAACCGGTATGGTGATGCTTAAAGGTAATAAAGGTATTTGGGGCAGAGGAGGTGTGGAGCTTTTGGCAGGTATCATCGTACCACTGCTTTTTCTCTTTTTCTTTTGA
- a CDS encoding OB-fold nucleic acid binding domain-containing protein, whose translation MKKNYMLLATALVVAIVFASCGSKSQKTASGNGTEQEQSSALEVDSLLANADSLSGKEVTVEGVCTHICKHGGRKIFLMGSDDTQTIRIESGKLEKFDQKCVNSIVRVTGKLVEERIDEVYLQNWEGQIKAQAAEKHGDGEAGCSTEKKARGETDNTPEGRIANFRAKIAKRKAKSGKEYLSFYYIEASAYEIQQ comes from the coding sequence ATGAAGAAGAATTACATGTTATTGGCTACAGCGCTTGTTGTAGCAATCGTCTTTGCCTCATGTGGCAGTAAATCTCAGAAAACAGCTTCGGGAAATGGAACCGAGCAGGAACAATCTTCTGCTCTGGAAGTTGATTCGCTTCTTGCAAATGCTGACTCCTTGTCTGGGAAAGAGGTTACAGTAGAGGGTGTTTGTACTCATATCTGCAAGCATGGCGGTCGAAAGATTTTTTTGATGGGTAGTGACGATACGCAAACCATCCGCATTGAAAGTGGCAAACTAGAGAAATTCGATCAAAAATGCGTGAACAGCATCGTTCGTGTAACAGGCAAGCTTGTTGAGGAACGTATTGATGAAGTATACCTGCAAAATTGGGAAGGACAGATCAAGGCACAGGCTGCAGAAAAACATGGAGATGGTGAAGCTGGATGCAGTACTGAGAAAAAGGCTCGTGGTGAAACTGATAATACACCGGAAGGTAGAATCGCCAATTTTCGTGCTAAGATAGCTAAACGTAAGGCGAAAAGCGGCAAAGAATATCTGTCTTTCTATTACATAGAGGCTTCAGCTTATGAAATTCAGCAGTAA
- a CDS encoding DUF6850 family outer membrane beta-barrel protein: MVRISVVQAADTLTVERKIIQTQSPVQKFRSQVWVNPALKYYLQDFSLSTMALNATLNNRGKAALDEEGNEKNVFGVQAESFVRLSDHVRVFGRAGYNDEHIKNVLWNETSDFNIIYPYVTADSIGGDMDGEEYSFMGGYARTLGKWTIGASLDYRAAIYYRQKDPRPKNVISDLHVTIGVSRALTDAYYLGLALHARKYDQKSEITYLSDLGSTSVYHMLGMAMNYARFAGNQFNSNYKGKGVGLSIDLMPQLRNGLSASVKADHFEFIKQLISINYAPIAEVDENSIALELAWLQPKKVFIYGVKLVALGKFRTGTENIFGDPTGNVYPIISSLKQYSNNLLEATLSGILADDTERCKMTWSVLPFAGIRWEKSKYTNPQRYMEWTTLKAGVQSSTTFRMKRALLTTGVTADYHANLKAEKLLTGLDIQSSVGKNLLNSYAYQSDSFVHVSLSCRYDYLLAGNKTAFASINWEHGAYKEYGATNQWMASVGITF, encoded by the coding sequence ATGGTAAGAATATCTGTTGTTCAAGCAGCAGATACGCTAACTGTGGAGCGGAAAATTATTCAGACTCAATCTCCCGTTCAAAAGTTCAGAAGCCAGGTGTGGGTTAATCCGGCTTTAAAATACTATTTGCAAGATTTTTCCCTTTCCACAATGGCTTTAAATGCTACTCTTAATAACAGAGGAAAGGCTGCGCTGGATGAAGAGGGGAATGAAAAGAACGTTTTCGGAGTTCAAGCGGAATCATTCGTTCGCCTTTCCGATCATGTGCGTGTATTTGGCAGAGCCGGTTATAATGATGAGCATATAAAGAATGTACTTTGGAATGAGACGTCCGACTTCAACATTATCTATCCTTATGTCACGGCTGATTCTATTGGTGGTGACATGGATGGAGAAGAATATTCGTTTATGGGTGGTTATGCTCGTACACTTGGGAAGTGGACCATCGGTGCTTCTTTAGATTATCGTGCAGCCATTTACTATCGACAAAAAGATCCGCGACCAAAGAATGTAATTTCGGATTTACATGTTACTATTGGTGTATCAAGAGCATTGACGGATGCTTATTATCTGGGACTGGCTCTGCATGCGCGGAAGTATGATCAGAAAAGTGAAATTACTTATTTGAGTGACTTGGGTTCTACTTCTGTCTACCACATGCTGGGCATGGCGATGAACTATGCCCGTTTTGCCGGCAACCAGTTTAATTCTAATTATAAAGGAAAAGGAGTTGGGCTGAGTATCGACTTGATGCCACAACTACGAAATGGGTTGTCAGCTTCTGTTAAAGCTGATCACTTTGAGTTTATTAAGCAACTAATCAGCATTAATTATGCTCCTATTGCAGAGGTGGATGAAAACAGTATTGCGCTAGAACTGGCGTGGCTTCAACCGAAGAAAGTATTTATCTATGGTGTGAAATTGGTTGCACTTGGTAAGTTCAGAACAGGAACTGAAAACATATTTGGTGATCCTACAGGTAATGTTTATCCCATCATCAGCAGCTTGAAGCAATACTCGAACAATCTGTTGGAGGCTACGCTGAGTGGTATCTTAGCTGATGATACGGAGAGATGTAAAATGACTTGGTCCGTGTTGCCGTTTGCTGGTATTCGTTGGGAAAAGTCTAAGTACACAAATCCACAACGATATATGGAATGGACGACACTGAAAGCAGGGGTGCAATCGAGTACAACTTTTAGGATGAAGCGTGCCCTGTTGACGACGGGAGTCACGGCCGACTATCATGCAAATCTAAAGGCCGAGAAACTGTTGACGGGGCTAGATATACAAAGTTCTGTGGGGAAGAATCTGCTGAATAGTTATGCTTATCAGTCAGATAGTTTTGTACATGTGTCACTATCGTGTAGATATGATTATTTACTGGCAGGTAACAAAACTGCTTTTGCTTCTATAAACTGGGAGCATGGAGCATACAAGGAATATGGGGCAACAAACCAATGGATGGCCTCTGTTGGGATTACGTTTTAA
- a CDS encoding DUF4876 domain-containing protein, producing MRIKYAVFLLFAVAAISFTACSDDEVKTSEVSLGLSLPGTIENLSVNSGSFTFTNVTTATEVSVDYAAVAVTQLPDGLYNVSFTGKASYTYTKETLVDGETIVSDTLVTKSLQGSQQNVQITGGSYSLNLSVYLVNDKADFVIAEIYGVGTYTPGTSSQYNGDQYFRVYNNSDQTLYADGLLLLESKFTTTQKYAYNPDKMDEAMTVQVVAMIPGSGKEHPVEPGKSIIICDNAMNHLEANASSFDLSGADFEWYTQSTSTTNPDSDNPSVPNLEMLYNYTKTIWILNKQGVKAYALARLGVTKEKYLADYTYTYNYVMSTGATSKDYTEYYIPNDWIIDAVNLSPKSAYVWNVTSASLDMGFTYFGLNNTIKENLGKGVNRKVSYTTTDGREVLQDTNNSSVDFTPASAASLATN from the coding sequence ATGAGAATCAAGTATGCAGTTTTTTTATTGTTTGCAGTTGCTGCAATTAGTTTTACAGCGTGTAGTGATGATGAGGTGAAGACCTCTGAAGTATCTTTGGGCTTGAGCTTACCCGGTACGATTGAAAACCTATCGGTTAATTCGGGTTCTTTTACTTTCACTAATGTAACCACAGCTACAGAGGTTTCTGTTGACTATGCTGCAGTAGCGGTTACACAGTTACCCGATGGATTGTACAATGTCTCGTTTACCGGAAAGGCTTCTTACACGTATACGAAAGAAACTCTTGTTGATGGTGAAACGATTGTTAGCGATACGCTGGTAACCAAATCTTTGCAAGGTTCGCAGCAGAATGTTCAAATTACAGGAGGCAGCTATTCACTCAACCTGAGTGTATATTTGGTGAACGACAAAGCCGATTTTGTAATTGCTGAAATCTATGGAGTGGGTACTTATACACCCGGAACTAGTAGCCAATACAATGGTGATCAATACTTCCGTGTTTATAACAACTCTGATCAAACACTTTATGCGGATGGATTGCTGCTTCTAGAATCAAAATTTACTACTACGCAAAAATATGCCTATAATCCTGATAAAATGGATGAAGCGATGACAGTGCAGGTGGTAGCCATGATACCTGGAAGTGGCAAGGAACATCCGGTGGAGCCGGGAAAATCAATCATTATTTGCGATAATGCCATGAATCATTTGGAAGCAAATGCTAGTTCTTTTGATTTGAGTGGTGCGGATTTCGAATGGTACACCCAATCTACCAGCACGACGAATCCCGATTCTGATAATCCTTCTGTGCCTAATTTGGAAATGCTATACAACTACACAAAGACTATTTGGATACTTAATAAACAAGGCGTTAAAGCGTATGCGTTGGCCCGATTAGGAGTTACTAAAGAGAAATATCTTGCTGATTACACATACACGTACAATTATGTAATGTCTACCGGAGCAACCAGTAAAGACTATACTGAATATTATATTCCTAATGATTGGATCATCGATGCGGTGAACTTAAGCCCGAAAAGTGCTTATGTGTGGAATGTAACTTCTGCCTCTTTGGATATGGGCTTTACCTATTTTGGTTTAAACAATACCATTAAAGAAAATCTCGGTAAAGGAGTGAATCGGAAGGTATCATACACCACTACGGATGGTCGTGAGGTGCTGCAGGATACAAACAACTCTTCGGTTGACTTTACACCTGCAAGTGCAGCATCTCTGGCAACTAATTAA